From the Desulfovibrio sp. JY genome, one window contains:
- a CDS encoding response regulator: MKKKLLFGCSPSCFLLAISLPAGAFVLQWLLWSALAPFGWILFFPAVFFSSQIGGMAGGLVATAESAVLGLCFVAPYYSLRVGSPVSFVSVLVFVGMGVLFSLTHARLGRARRASEMALAASREANDRLRAANGEITRLYEQTRELDALKTNFFANVSHELRTPLTLILGSLAKRLATAGASEEARRDYRVMERNARLLLEHVTDLLDVARLDAGRMELRYVRCDLARQARFMASCFESLARERGVSLTVDAPRTLMAALDAEKVRRILQNLLSNAFKFTPPGGHVELRLEQTDGMLRLTVADDGPGIPEDQRQVVFERFRQLEAGEDRPHGGTGLGLAIAKEFALLHGGDVSLTTNAAGGAVFTVILPVAAPAGVTVHDAPDNGGVEPYHPVLAGPADSPGRRSGGVDGAPLVLVIEDNADMRDYLLDILGDHYRTVTAGNGREGLAAARARHPDLIVSDVMMPELSGTDMVRELRRDPALDKVPVVMLTAKADDALRSRLIAERVQDYLVKPFDAEELLARIGRLLADTGRHAKDLGASERRFQATFELAAVGIALVGPDGRWLRVNNKLCDIVGYSCEELLGMTFQHVTYPDDLDADMVQVRQVLAGAIDTYNREKRYIRKDGSIVWVNLTVALVRDVAGRPDYFIAVVEDIDRRKRAEEALLRSRDELAQAAEQAKLLASRAEAANLAKTAFLANMSHEIRTPLNGLMGMMQLLKGTELDAEQRQYADMAIRSGGRLTRLLGDILDLSRIEAARLTLHVAPFYLADVFAAIAETFAPLSLEKGLPLVCRPDPGLPRIVSGDETRLRQILFNLVGNAMKFTAAGEVLVEGWSLLPLPDGRTRLLFAVSDTGVGIPDDKLDSMGEAFTQVENSYTRDQQGAGLGLAICRELTRLMDGSLTIESEVGVGTTVWLMLPFALPHGEHVPVEAPEVGLPKAQSAYRVLVVEDDKVNRLAAKGLLEKMGCVVELAGDGEQAVAAVARERFDCVFMDIQMPVLSGLEATRRIRRAGHVDLPIVAMTAYAMGGDREKCRAAGMDDYIAKPVERKSLERVLTRVLAPRA; the protein is encoded by the coding sequence ATGAAAAAAAAGCTTCTGTTCGGCTGCTCGCCATCCTGCTTCCTCCTGGCCATTTCCCTGCCTGCCGGGGCGTTCGTGCTGCAGTGGCTGCTGTGGTCCGCGCTTGCGCCCTTTGGCTGGATTCTTTTTTTCCCGGCCGTGTTTTTCAGCTCGCAGATCGGGGGGATGGCCGGCGGATTGGTCGCCACGGCGGAATCGGCCGTGCTCGGGCTTTGTTTCGTGGCCCCGTATTATTCCTTGCGGGTGGGCAGCCCGGTCAGCTTCGTTTCCGTGTTGGTCTTCGTGGGCATGGGCGTGCTTTTCAGCCTGACCCACGCCCGTCTCGGCCGGGCCAGGCGGGCTTCCGAGATGGCCCTGGCCGCCTCGCGCGAGGCCAACGACCGCCTGCGTGCGGCCAACGGGGAGATCACCCGCCTGTACGAGCAGACGCGGGAACTCGACGCGCTCAAAACCAATTTTTTCGCCAATGTGAGCCATGAGCTGCGCACGCCCCTGACCCTGATTCTGGGCTCCCTGGCCAAGCGCCTGGCGACGGCGGGGGCGTCCGAGGAGGCGCGGCGGGACTACCGCGTCATGGAGCGAAACGCCCGGCTGCTTCTCGAGCACGTGACCGACCTGCTTGACGTGGCCCGTCTCGACGCCGGGCGCATGGAGCTGCGGTACGTGCGTTGCGATCTGGCCCGGCAGGCGCGGTTCATGGCCTCGTGTTTCGAGTCCCTGGCCCGGGAGCGCGGCGTTTCGCTCACCGTCGACGCGCCCCGGACGCTCATGGCCGCCCTGGATGCCGAAAAGGTCCGGCGCATTCTGCAAAACCTGCTTTCCAACGCCTTCAAGTTCACGCCGCCGGGGGGCCATGTGGAGCTCCGCCTGGAACAGACGGACGGCATGCTGCGCCTGACCGTGGCCGACGACGGTCCGGGCATCCCCGAGGACCAGCGGCAAGTGGTCTTCGAACGTTTCCGCCAGCTCGAGGCCGGCGAGGACCGCCCGCACGGCGGCACCGGGCTGGGGCTGGCCATCGCCAAGGAGTTCGCCCTGCTCCACGGCGGCGATGTGTCCCTGACGACGAATGCGGCTGGCGGGGCCGTTTTCACCGTCATACTGCCCGTGGCCGCTCCGGCCGGGGTCACGGTCCACGACGCCCCGGACAACGGCGGCGTCGAACCCTACCATCCCGTCCTCGCCGGTCCCGCCGATTCCCCCGGACGCCGTTCCGGGGGCGTGGACGGGGCGCCCCTTGTCCTTGTCATCGAGGACAATGCGGACATGCGCGACTACCTGCTCGATATCCTCGGCGACCACTACCGAACGGTTACGGCCGGAAACGGCCGGGAAGGGCTTGCCGCGGCCAGGGCCCGCCACCCGGACCTGATCGTTTCGGACGTGATGATGCCGGAACTGAGCGGCACGGACATGGTGCGCGAACTTCGCCGCGACCCGGCCCTGGACAAGGTGCCCGTGGTCATGCTCACGGCCAAGGCCGATGACGCCCTGCGTAGCCGGCTCATTGCCGAACGTGTCCAGGACTATCTGGTCAAGCCCTTCGACGCCGAGGAGTTGCTCGCCCGCATCGGCCGGCTGCTGGCGGATACGGGTCGCCATGCCAAGGACCTCGGCGCCAGCGAACGGCGTTTCCAGGCCACCTTCGAACTGGCGGCCGTGGGCATCGCCCTGGTCGGTCCGGACGGGCGCTGGCTGCGGGTCAACAACAAGCTGTGCGACATCGTGGGCTACAGCTGCGAGGAACTGCTCGGCATGACCTTCCAGCACGTCACCTACCCGGACGACCTCGATGCCGACATGGTCCAGGTGCGGCAGGTGCTGGCCGGGGCGATCGACACCTATAACCGGGAGAAACGCTACATCCGCAAGGACGGCTCCATCGTGTGGGTCAACCTGACCGTGGCTCTGGTCCGGGATGTGGCCGGGCGACCTGACTACTTCATCGCCGTGGTCGAGGACATCGACCGCCGCAAGCGCGCCGAGGAGGCGTTGCTGCGCTCCCGGGACGAGTTGGCCCAGGCGGCCGAGCAGGCGAAACTCCTGGCCAGTCGGGCCGAGGCCGCAAATCTCGCCAAAACCGCGTTTTTGGCCAACATGAGCCACGAGATCAGGACCCCCCTCAACGGGCTGATGGGCATGATGCAGTTGCTCAAGGGCACGGAACTCGATGCCGAGCAGCGCCAGTACGCCGACATGGCCATCCGTTCCGGCGGCCGGCTGACCAGGCTTTTGGGCGACATCCTCGATCTGTCCCGCATCGAGGCCGCGCGTCTGACCCTGCACGTTGCCCCCTTTTACCTGGCCGACGTGTTCGCCGCCATCGCCGAAACCTTTGCCCCGCTGTCCCTGGAAAAGGGGCTGCCCCTCGTCTGCCGGCCCGATCCGGGCCTGCCCCGGATCGTCAGCGGCGACGAGACGCGGCTGCGGCAGATTCTTTTCAACCTCGTCGGCAATGCCATGAAGTTCACTGCCGCCGGCGAAGTGCTGGTGGAGGGCTGGAGCCTGCTCCCGCTGCCGGACGGACGCACGCGCCTGCTTTTCGCCGTTTCCGACACCGGCGTGGGCATCCCCGACGACAAGCTCGACAGCATGGGCGAGGCCTTCACCCAGGTGGAAAACTCCTACACCCGCGACCAGCAGGGGGCGGGGCTCGGGCTGGCCATCTGCCGGGAGTTGACGCGGCTCATGGACGGTTCGCTGACCATAGAAAGCGAAGTCGGCGTGGGCACCACCGTCTGGCTCATGCTGCCGTTCGCGCTGCCCCACGGGGAGCATGTCCCCGTCGAGGCCCCCGAGGTCGGGCTGCCAAAGGCGCAAAGCGCCTATCGGGTGCTCGTGGTCGAGGACGACAAGGTCAACCGGCTGGCGGCCAAGGGGCTGCTCGAGAAAATGGGCTGCGTGGTGGAACTGGCCGGCGACGGGGAGCAGGCGGTGGCGGCCGTGGCCCGGGAACGCTTCGACTGCGTGTTCATGGATATTCAGATGCCGGTCTTAAGCGGCCTGGAAGCCACCCGGCGCATCCGCCGGGCCGGGCACGTCGACCTGCCCATCGTGGCCATGACCGCCTATGCCATGGGCGGAGACCGGGAGAAGTGCAGGGCCGCTGGCATGGACGACTACATCGCCAAGCCGGTGGAGCGCAAAAGCCTGGAGCGGGTCCTTACGCGGGTGCTTGCCCCGCGTGCCTGA